A window of Ciconia boyciana chromosome 27, ASM3463844v1, whole genome shotgun sequence contains these coding sequences:
- the FIGNL2 gene encoding fidgetin-like protein 2, giving the protein MHWSPEHAQSLNQWPEQHLDVSSTTSSPAHKSDLYPSTRQRFNYAWANDDISALTASNLLKRYAEKYSGVLDAPYERPALSGYGDGAFGPVNGQKGDGEPWPVAHGSDGAYPLTPIHDGLPGAKGVVPPAVPPSGGAIGLGGSPVVSANLADPMYPGNSCGGAAAGSGGLGSSQEYPSGYGGTYLPSGYCTQPAAALPPPHPPALHGSGLLQPPHPSPALVPGYGSSGPMYNYAAGSYPPQPGYGTIHPPHPSASYLPSGIAAPTPIPAPPPAARPPGVPGYGYQGASLAPLAVPPLGTEAAGALKRKAFDISGGEDEGEGRYRKYSYEQPKSPYPMSDNGECRGNGFGGSTEPPQVAFKPGKRPAGASNTEEHAGKYGGQPMKSMVSPPYGTGDAPLRPAEPFEKFSPPLANGERAAEPGPPFPLRLPPKAPVFGSPPVEEQPKNIDPLVLELVNTKIVERGPPVQWTDIAGQVSVKATIEEELVWPILRPGAYTGASRPPRTILLFGPRGTGKTLLSRCISTQLGSTLLKLSGTTLLSTWKAEAEKILQTVFFVASCRQPAVVLITEAESLLVARAGEDGSQVSNLKSQLLSYLDNVATSSEQNVVIIGTTSRPGSMDEASHRRFAKRFYISPPDSIARRQILHHALAQQSSCLSEREMASLVQHTESFSGSELVQLCQHAGATTLHGLPGQIQPTSYQDFEKAFCKVRPAASQKELDLFLEWDKMYGTRH; this is encoded by the coding sequence ATGCACTGGTCACCAGAGCATGCCCAGTCCCTGAACCAGTGGCCGGAGCAGCACCTCGACGTCTCCTCCACCACCTCCTCGCCAGCCCACAAATCCGACCTCTACCCCAGCACCCGCCAGCGCTTCAACTACGCCTGGGCCAACGACGACATCTCTGCGCTCACCGCCTCCAACCTCCTCAAGAGGTACGCCGAGAAGTACTCGGGGGTGCTGGACGCGCCCTACGAGCGCCCGGCGCTGAGCGGCTACGGGGATGGAGCCTTCGGGCCGGTTAACGGGCAGAAGGGCGACGGGGAGCCCTGGCCGGTGGCGCACGGCTCCGACGGCGCCTACCCCCTGACCCCCATCCACGATGGCCTCCCCGGCGCCAAGGGGGTGGTGCCGCCCGCCGTCCCCCCCAGCGGCGGGGCCATTGGGCTTGGCGGCTCCCCCGTGGTGTCCGCCAACCTCGCCGATCCCATGTACCCCGGTAACTCCTGCGGAGGAGCCGCTGCCGGCTCCGGCGGGCTCGGGTCATCTCAGGAGTACCCCTCAGGCTACGGTGGCACCTACTTGCCCTCCGGCTACTGCACCCAGCCGGCGGCAGCGCTgcctcccccacacccccctgCCCTCCACGGCTcagggctcctgcagcccccgcaCCCATCGCCCGCCCTGGTGCCGGGCTACGGCTCCTCCGGCCCCATGTACAACTACGCCGCCGGCAGCTACCCGCCGCAGCCGGGCTACGGGACCATCCACCCGCCCCATCCCTCCGCTTCCTACCTGCCCTCCGGCATCGCGGCGCCCACCCCCATCCCGGCCCCGCCACCCGCTGCCCGCCCACCCGGGGTCCCCGGCTACGGCTACCAGGGTGCCAGCTTGGCCCCCCTGGCCGTGCCACCCCTCGGCACCGAGGCGGCAGGCGCCCTGAAGAGGAAGGCTTTCGACATCTCCGGCGGGGAGGACGAGGGGGAGGGCAGGTATAGGAAATACAGCTACGAGCAGCCAAAGTCCCCCTACCCCATGTCGGACAACGGCGAGTGCCGGGGCAACGGGTTCGGTGGCAGCACCGAGCCCCCCCAGGTGGCCTTCAAGCCGGGGAAGCGGCCGGCGGGAGCCAGCAATACTGAGGAGCACGCTGGCAAGTACGGCGGGCAGCCGATGAAGAGTATGGTCTCGCCACCCTACGGCACGGGGGATGCTCCGCTGCGGCCGGCAGAGCCCTTTGAGAAGTTCAGCCCCCCCCTCGCCAACGGGGAGCGGGCGGCCGAGCCGGGACCCCCCTTCCCGCTGCGGCTGCCCCCCAAAGCGCCGGTCTTCGGCAGCCCGCCGGTGGAGGAGCAGCCCAAGAACATCGACCCCCTGGTCTTGGAGCTGGTGAACACCAAGATTGTGGAGCGGGGGCCGCCTGTGCAGTGGACAGACATCGCTGGGCAGGTCTCCGTGAAGGCCACCATCGAGGAGGAGCTGGTGTGGCCCATCCTGCGTCCTGGCGCCTACACCGGGGCGAGCCGGCCGCCCCGAACCATCCTGCTGTTCGGTCCCCGCGGCACGGGGAAGACCCTGCTGAGCCGGTGCATCTCCACCCAGCTGGGCTCCACCTTGCTGAAGCTCAGTGGGACGACCCTGCTCTCCACCTGGAAAGCCGAAGCCGAGAAGATCCTGCAGACCGTCTTCTTCGTGGCCAGCTGCCGGCAGCCCGCGGTAGTGCTCATCACCGAGGCCGAGTCCTTGCTGGTGGCCCGGGCTGGCGAGGACGGCAGCCAGGTGAGCAACCTCAAgtcccagctcctctcctacCTGGACAACGTGGCTACCTCATCTGAGCAGAACGTGGTCATCATCGGGACCACCTCCCGGCCTGGCAGCATGGACGAAGCTTCCCACCGGCGCTTTGCCAAGCGGTTCTACATCTCCCCACCGGACAGCATTGCCCGGCGGCAGATCCTCCATCACGCCCTGGCTcagcagagctcctgcctgAGCGAGCGGGAGATGGCCTCCCTGGTGCAGCACACGGAGAGCTTCTCGGGCAGCGAGCTggtccagctctgccagcacgCCGGGGCCACCACGCTGCACGGTTTGCCGGGCCAGATCCAGCCCACCTCCTACCAGGACTTTGAGAAAGCGTTCTGCAAGgtccgccccgccgcctcccagAAGGAGCTGGACTTGTTCCTGGAGTGGGATAAAATGTACGGCACCAGGCACTGA